A stretch of Corallococcus macrosporus DNA encodes these proteins:
- a CDS encoding catalase family protein, producing the protein MSESESQQAPSGYVRYRDDVEAVELDEAEVIEKLIAAMLEGMALTRPKHGRTVRAAHAKAHGLVKGELRVLEGLPAHLRQGLFAQARTYPVVARLSHVPGDLDDDRRVSGPRGMALKVLGVDGLGPMLPGHAGETTQDLLLDTGKVFNAVGPKAFLAQIAPVEHLAPRTPQAVKGVVSAVSLATNTGLGTVGAHSAVLDFFGHPFLHPLGEPYYSQAPLRYGDFIAKLNVVPDSPGLQALKDAKLDVRDFDGLRQAVVAFFREHPAEFVMGVQLCTDLTRMPVENANAEWPESESPYQPVARLVLPAQDAYDPALQDAVDEAMLFSPSHSLAAHRPLGGIMRARMAVYEAVGRARREQNGQPVKEPRGADDLP; encoded by the coding sequence ATGAGCGAGTCCGAGTCACAGCAGGCACCGAGCGGCTACGTCCGCTACCGCGACGACGTCGAGGCGGTGGAGCTCGACGAAGCGGAGGTCATCGAGAAGCTCATCGCCGCGATGCTCGAGGGCATGGCCCTGACGCGCCCCAAGCACGGCCGCACCGTGCGCGCCGCGCACGCCAAGGCCCACGGGCTGGTGAAGGGGGAGCTGCGCGTGCTGGAAGGGCTGCCCGCGCACCTGCGCCAGGGCCTGTTCGCGCAGGCCCGCACGTATCCCGTGGTGGCGCGGCTGTCGCACGTGCCCGGAGACCTGGACGACGACCGGCGCGTCTCCGGTCCGCGCGGCATGGCCCTCAAGGTCCTGGGCGTGGACGGCCTGGGGCCCATGCTGCCCGGCCACGCGGGAGAGACGACGCAGGACCTGCTCCTGGACACCGGCAAGGTGTTCAACGCCGTGGGCCCCAAGGCGTTCCTCGCGCAGATTGCCCCGGTGGAGCACCTCGCGCCCCGGACGCCGCAGGCCGTGAAGGGCGTGGTGTCCGCGGTGTCGCTGGCCACGAACACGGGGCTGGGCACGGTGGGAGCGCACAGCGCGGTGCTGGACTTCTTCGGCCACCCCTTCCTGCACCCGCTGGGCGAGCCGTACTACAGCCAGGCGCCGCTCCGGTACGGGGACTTCATCGCGAAGCTCAACGTGGTGCCCGACTCGCCCGGGCTCCAGGCGCTGAAGGACGCGAAGCTGGACGTGCGCGACTTCGATGGACTGCGCCAGGCGGTGGTGGCGTTCTTCCGCGAGCACCCGGCGGAGTTCGTGATGGGCGTGCAACTGTGCACGGACCTCACGCGGATGCCGGTGGAGAACGCCAACGCGGAGTGGCCCGAGTCGGAGAGCCCCTATCAGCCCGTGGCCCGGCTGGTGCTGCCCGCGCAGGATGCGTATGACCCGGCGCTCCAGGACGCGGTGGACGAGGCGATGCTGTTCAGCCCGTCGCACAGCCTGGCCGCGCACCGGCCCCTGGGCGGCATCATGCGGGCCCGCATGGCGGTGTACGAGGCCGTGGGCCGCGCCCGGCGGGAGCAGAACGGCCAGCCCGTGAAGGAGCCGCGCGGCGCGGACGACCTGCCCTGA
- a CDS encoding ATP-binding protein has product MDSSELILAAEECEPDSFFEVHRFSRNDERVISKLISHGPVLLQGGRGSGKSALMLAAAHRLSMPDSPAFGVYLSLRHLPLLRTSGADYERLFCELLVRKIQESLVGGGIDFSPSVTIAAVQQAVANLSSQLGRRIVLFFDDAAHIGREASLADFFDIFRTLASSTVSCKATIYPGVTQFGNRFDVYNDATVVDVIRNEEQPEFGQLFAEIIRARWPNLARCEFAPPLSLDRVAGFLAQSVVGNMRGFVFACNDVIDNLSGESVGLKALGDTMLRLATNYYWPLFEEVAPKLGKYVPMVDPSREIAEAIFQESGAKGRRSVLVHRDIISRLSKPFEILEYVGFVSRREASRAMKSGGRGTRFVLNLCNLLEQVPGSRLTSEIFERWHEREEPIGYHVRGSKLSSIELPLLAEDADLLIFNEPVEKLAKSRAYPYGLTSQKIAVLREAGIVTVGQLANASEYQLKQLDSVGDATLQRFRNVVAQAIWM; this is encoded by the coding sequence ATGGACAGCAGCGAACTCATTTTGGCGGCGGAAGAATGCGAACCCGACTCCTTCTTTGAGGTGCATCGTTTTTCAAGAAACGATGAGCGGGTGATCTCGAAGCTGATTTCGCACGGGCCAGTGTTGCTTCAAGGTGGTCGAGGGAGTGGTAAAAGCGCTTTAATGCTTGCGGCTGCGCATAGATTGTCGATGCCGGACTCGCCGGCGTTTGGTGTCTATTTGAGTCTGCGTCATCTTCCGCTGTTGCGCACGTCCGGGGCGGACTATGAGCGATTGTTTTGTGAACTGCTTGTTCGGAAGATTCAAGAGAGTCTTGTTGGCGGGGGCATCGATTTTTCGCCCAGTGTGACGATTGCTGCTGTTCAGCAGGCTGTTGCGAATCTTTCGAGCCAGTTGGGCAGGCGAATCGTTCTTTTCTTTGATGATGCCGCCCATATTGGGCGTGAGGCGTCGCTCGCGGATTTCTTTGATATTTTTCGCACGCTTGCGAGCAGTACGGTTTCTTGTAAGGCGACAATTTATCCGGGAGTTACTCAGTTCGGCAATCGGTTCGATGTGTATAATGATGCCACGGTTGTTGATGTTATTCGAAATGAGGAGCAGCCTGAGTTTGGTCAGCTTTTTGCCGAAATTATTCGTGCGAGATGGCCTAATTTGGCTCGGTGTGAATTCGCTCCGCCTCTCAGTTTGGATAGGGTTGCAGGGTTTCTTGCTCAGAGTGTTGTTGGGAACATGAGGGGGTTTGTTTTTGCGTGTAATGATGTGATTGATAATTTGAGCGGTGAAAGTGTCGGCCTTAAGGCACTTGGCGATACGATGTTGCGACTGGCGACGAATTATTACTGGCCGTTGTTTGAGGAGGTTGCGCCGAAACTTGGGAAATATGTGCCCATGGTGGATCCGTCTAGGGAGATTGCTGAGGCAATTTTTCAGGAGAGCGGGGCAAAGGGGCGCCGTAGTGTTTTGGTGCATCGGGATATTATTTCGCGGTTGTCAAAGCCTTTTGAGATTCTCGAGTATGTTGGATTTGTGTCTCGTCGCGAAGCTTCGCGGGCGATGAAGTCTGGGGGGCGTGGGACGCGATTTGTGCTGAACCTTTGCAATCTGCTTGAGCAGGTTCCTGGTTCGAGGCTTACGTCGGAAATATTTGAGCGATGGCATGAGCGTGAGGAACCTATTGGTTATCATGTGCGTGGCTCGAAGCTTTCTTCAATCGAGCTTCCGTTGCTTGCCGAGGATGCGGATCTTTTGATATTTAATGAGCCGGTTGAGAAGTTGGCGAAGTCAAGGGCTTACCCGTATGGGCTGACTTCTCAGAAGATAGCTGTGCTGCGTGAGGCGGGCATTGTCACCGTTGGTCAGTTGGCGAATGCCTCTGAGTATCAACTCAAACAGCTTGATTCTGTGGGTGACGCTACGCTGCAGCGGTTCCGCAATGTTGTAGCGCAGGCTATTTGGATGTAG
- a CDS encoding VOC family protein, whose protein sequence is MHHSRLSTFVLDCKVEDIDAAARFWSAALGRAVKPADPDSPSYRELEASDAEPSLLLQQVSHESRIHLDIESDDLDAELERLEALGAKRIAYVKRWWVMEAPTGQRFCIVRPQRGPLEGRANVWDGEGR, encoded by the coding sequence ATGCACCACAGCCGACTCAGCACGTTCGTCCTCGACTGCAAGGTCGAGGACATCGACGCCGCCGCGCGGTTCTGGAGCGCGGCGCTGGGGCGGGCGGTGAAGCCGGCGGATCCGGACTCGCCCTCGTACCGCGAGCTGGAGGCGTCGGACGCGGAGCCCTCGCTGCTCCTCCAGCAGGTGAGCCACGAGAGCAGAATCCACCTGGACATCGAGTCGGACGACCTGGACGCGGAGCTGGAGCGGCTGGAGGCGCTGGGCGCGAAGCGCATCGCCTACGTGAAGCGCTGGTGGGTGATGGAGGCCCCCACCGGGCAGCGCTTCTGCATCGTCCGTCCGCAGCGCGGGCCTCTGGAAGGCCGCGCCAACGTGTGGGACGGCGAGGGCCGCTGA
- a CDS encoding lysophospholipid acyltransferase family protein, translated as MRPVPQSESLSERVERLELPFNEYGVDPYGISKKHLKLALEFFAFLYRNYFRVRCTGVQHIPKTGRGMLVGNHSGGVAVDGMMVLTSTMLEMDPPRLAQGMVERFIHKFPVASLWASRTGQFTGLPEHAVRLLEDDRLLMIFPEGARGTAKLYPDRYSLVDFGTGFIRLALQTRSPIIPFAFLGGGAAIPTITNAYALGKLMGMPYIPLTPYLLPIPLPVGLEIHYGEPLVFEGTGDEEDHVIQGYVDQVKARIQRLIEDNRAERNLRRTRRLLP; from the coding sequence GTGCGCCCCGTGCCCCAGAGCGAGTCCCTGTCAGAGCGGGTGGAGCGGTTGGAGCTGCCCTTCAACGAATACGGTGTCGACCCGTACGGCATCTCGAAGAAGCACCTGAAGCTGGCGCTGGAGTTCTTCGCCTTCCTCTACCGGAACTACTTCCGGGTGCGCTGCACCGGCGTGCAACACATCCCCAAGACGGGCCGGGGCATGCTGGTGGGCAACCACTCCGGCGGCGTCGCGGTGGACGGGATGATGGTGCTCACCTCCACGATGCTGGAGATGGATCCGCCCCGGCTCGCCCAGGGCATGGTGGAGCGCTTCATCCACAAGTTCCCCGTGGCCTCGCTGTGGGCCAGCCGCACCGGCCAGTTCACCGGCCTGCCCGAGCACGCGGTGCGCCTCCTGGAGGACGACCGGCTCCTCATGATTTTTCCGGAAGGGGCCCGCGGCACCGCGAAGCTCTACCCGGACCGCTACTCGCTGGTGGACTTCGGCACGGGCTTCATCCGGCTGGCGCTCCAGACGCGCTCGCCCATCATCCCCTTCGCCTTCCTGGGCGGCGGCGCGGCCATCCCCACCATCACCAACGCGTACGCGTTAGGGAAGCTGATGGGCATGCCGTACATCCCGCTGACGCCGTACCTGCTGCCCATCCCGCTGCCGGTGGGTCTTGAGATCCACTACGGCGAGCCGCTCGTCTTCGAGGGCACGGGCGACGAGGAGGACCACGTCATCCAGGGCTACGTGGATCAGGTGAAGGCCCGCATCCAGCGGCTCATCGAAGACAACCGCGCCGAGCGCAACCTGCGCCGGACCCGGAGGCTGTTGCCATGA
- a CDS encoding SDR family oxidoreductase produces MRVLIPGIAGGIARRLALRLREGGHEVAGIDIRPWRDAPKDIQVHPVDVRKRAAEDVFRRWKPEAVVHMATVTAFTVPGGERGRINLDGTKALFDHCATHGVKQVLFVGRHTFYGAAPDSPLYHSEDEPPRALEAIPELADLVAADLYAATALWRMPDVTTAVLRLVYTLGTPGTGTLANLLRGKRVPMVLGYDPLFHVLQEEDVVTALQLALEKKVRGIFNVAGPAPVPLSVIIRGTGRTPVPLPSPVLSMLLGRAGFPRLSVGATDHLRYPIVVDNKRFLEATGFQYAYDEGRILRAYADALPVDRTGHGG; encoded by the coding sequence ATGAGGGTGTTGATTCCAGGCATCGCCGGCGGCATCGCACGCAGGCTGGCGCTGCGGCTGCGCGAGGGCGGCCACGAGGTCGCGGGCATCGACATCCGTCCGTGGCGGGACGCGCCCAAGGACATCCAGGTGCACCCGGTGGATGTCCGCAAGCGCGCCGCCGAGGACGTCTTCCGCCGCTGGAAGCCGGAGGCGGTGGTGCACATGGCCACGGTGACGGCGTTCACCGTGCCCGGCGGCGAGCGCGGCCGCATCAACCTGGATGGCACCAAGGCGCTGTTCGACCACTGCGCGACGCACGGCGTGAAGCAGGTGCTCTTCGTGGGCCGGCACACGTTCTACGGCGCGGCGCCGGACTCGCCCCTGTACCACTCCGAGGACGAACCCCCGCGCGCGCTGGAGGCCATCCCGGAATTGGCGGACCTGGTGGCCGCGGACCTGTACGCGGCGACGGCGCTGTGGCGCATGCCGGACGTCACCACCGCGGTGCTGCGGCTCGTGTACACGCTGGGCACGCCGGGCACGGGCACGCTCGCGAACCTGCTGCGCGGCAAGCGCGTGCCCATGGTGCTGGGCTACGACCCGCTCTTCCACGTGCTCCAGGAGGAAGACGTGGTGACGGCGCTGCAACTGGCGCTGGAGAAGAAGGTGCGCGGCATCTTCAACGTCGCGGGGCCCGCGCCGGTGCCGCTGTCGGTCATCATCCGGGGCACGGGCCGCACGCCGGTGCCGCTGCCCTCGCCGGTGCTGTCCATGCTGCTGGGCCGCGCGGGCTTCCCCCGGCTGTCGGTGGGGGCCACGGACCACCTGAGGTACCCCATCGTGGTGGACAACAAGCGCTTCCTGGAGGCCACGGGCTTCCAGTACGCCTACGACGAGGGCCGCATCCTGCGCGCCTACGCGGACGCGCTGCCGGTGGACCGGACGGGCCATGGTGGCTGA
- a CDS encoding MFS transporter: MVAESVGASPAASPGLLRRVEAVVFLTVFLDLVGFGIVIPMLPFYVQSMGGSARTVGILLGCFSFTQLLATPLLGRYSDRHGRRSVILLSLLANAVAMALFALASYRLMLPLLFASRILAGATSGNIAACQAALADVTTKETRARAMGRIGAGIGLGMVLGPTLGGLFSGLGPWVPPLLAGGLALVGFVGALVAMPETHPVEKRVAAKSQSRWSAMQDPSRRKALGMVLGLFFAVFLSMTTLQVAFALLVQARLGWGSKEVGYTFAVVGGLGMVIQGGLIGPLSRAAGEFRLLITGALLMASGMALLAVAYQAVPMMAAVVLVGVGTGFLQPLISSQASQVAPPSQQGAVLGLAQSCGGLARTVGPVASGWMYASWSTQAPFLTGMVSALAAAGLSVLLRRETRDDAGR; encoded by the coding sequence ATGGTGGCTGAGAGCGTGGGCGCGTCTCCCGCCGCCTCGCCGGGCCTGCTGCGCCGGGTGGAGGCGGTGGTGTTCCTCACCGTGTTCCTGGACCTGGTGGGCTTCGGCATCGTCATCCCGATGCTGCCCTTCTACGTGCAGTCCATGGGCGGCTCGGCGCGCACGGTGGGCATCCTGCTGGGGTGTTTCAGCTTCACGCAGCTCCTGGCCACGCCGCTGCTCGGGCGGTACTCGGACCGGCACGGGCGCAGGTCCGTCATCCTGCTGAGCCTGCTGGCGAACGCGGTGGCGATGGCGCTGTTCGCGCTGGCCAGCTACCGGCTGATGCTGCCGCTCCTGTTCGCCTCGCGCATCCTCGCCGGGGCGACGTCCGGCAACATCGCCGCGTGTCAGGCGGCGCTCGCGGACGTGACGACGAAAGAGACGCGCGCGAGGGCCATGGGCCGCATCGGCGCGGGCATCGGCCTGGGCATGGTGCTGGGGCCCACGCTGGGCGGATTGTTTTCAGGCCTGGGCCCCTGGGTGCCACCGCTGCTCGCGGGAGGGCTGGCGCTGGTGGGCTTCGTGGGCGCGCTCGTCGCGATGCCGGAGACGCACCCGGTGGAGAAGCGCGTGGCGGCGAAATCCCAGTCGCGCTGGTCCGCGATGCAGGACCCGTCCCGGCGCAAGGCATTGGGGATGGTGCTGGGGTTGTTCTTCGCCGTCTTCCTGTCCATGACCACACTGCAGGTGGCGTTCGCGCTGCTGGTGCAGGCGCGGCTGGGCTGGGGCTCCAAGGAAGTGGGCTACACGTTCGCGGTGGTGGGCGGGCTGGGCATGGTCATCCAGGGCGGGCTCATTGGTCCGCTGTCGCGCGCGGCGGGTGAGTTCCGGCTGCTCATCACCGGCGCGCTGCTCATGGCGTCCGGCATGGCGCTGCTCGCGGTGGCGTATCAGGCGGTGCCGATGATGGCCGCCGTGGTGCTGGTGGGCGTGGGCACGGGCTTCTTGCAGCCGTTGATTTCCAGCCAGGCCTCGCAGGTCGCCCCGCCGTCGCAGCAGGGCGCCGTGCTGGGTCTGGCGCAGTCGTGCGGCGGACTGGCCCGCACGGTGGGTCCGGTGGCGAGCGGCTGGATGTATGCGTCCTGGAGCACCCAGGCCCCGTTCCTGACGGGCATGGTCTCCGCGCTCGCGGCGGCGGGGTTGAGCGTGTTGCTCCGTCGGGAAACCCGCGACGACGCGGGACGCTAA
- a CDS encoding DUF559 domain-containing protein — protein MPLAGEVALLDALDRQARRRAEGIATLSVLEGPETLGGSLWNQWAARHGQGVVEVSGEDPHAAALGWARALAATRDLGADAEALATFSLTAANPRHTPVFRGKTAHERRVLLDAVPPPAMLPEATWALCRELVIHREAAEPGALPDAVRTALQKNPGTGLRALHALVPPGKAPVARVAAGPAPSCPGLTLAAKLSSAVPSLAVACVVSSEALEAFLAGGETRLKALVREGVLTVPEPASAAVGAVAKLEELERQGASETRRAQAAEVALAAHTGASNLSEDRVRSTYEAYLRDRLAEHPTTAGVFKLNAPVDTGGPRPWVVDFLSRELRLAVELDGYYHFSDRDRFRRDRRKDLDLQRAGYWVYRIHGDDLVPRLEEILQTLNTLIDARRRELAERER, from the coding sequence TTGCCATTGGCGGGAGAGGTCGCGCTGCTGGATGCGTTGGACCGCCAGGCCCGGCGCCGGGCGGAGGGCATCGCGACCCTGAGCGTGCTGGAGGGACCGGAGACCCTGGGGGGGAGCCTCTGGAACCAGTGGGCCGCGAGGCACGGTCAGGGGGTGGTGGAGGTCTCCGGGGAGGACCCGCATGCGGCGGCGCTCGGCTGGGCTCGGGCGCTGGCGGCGACCCGGGACCTGGGGGCGGACGCGGAGGCGCTGGCGACGTTCAGCCTGACGGCGGCGAATCCCAGACACACGCCGGTGTTCCGGGGAAAGACAGCGCATGAGCGGCGCGTGTTGTTGGACGCGGTGCCGCCGCCCGCGATGTTGCCGGAAGCCACCTGGGCGCTGTGCCGGGAGCTGGTGATTCACCGGGAGGCGGCGGAGCCCGGGGCATTGCCAGACGCGGTGCGCACGGCGCTCCAGAAGAACCCGGGCACGGGGCTGCGCGCGCTGCATGCGCTGGTGCCGCCCGGGAAGGCGCCGGTGGCGCGGGTGGCCGCGGGGCCCGCGCCCTCGTGCCCGGGGCTCACGCTGGCGGCGAAGTTGAGCAGCGCGGTGCCGTCGCTCGCGGTGGCGTGCGTGGTGTCCAGCGAGGCGCTGGAGGCGTTCCTGGCGGGCGGGGAGACGCGGCTGAAGGCGCTGGTGCGCGAGGGCGTGCTGACGGTGCCGGAGCCGGCGTCGGCGGCAGTGGGGGCGGTGGCGAAACTCGAGGAACTGGAGCGGCAGGGAGCCTCCGAGACGCGACGAGCGCAGGCAGCCGAGGTGGCGCTGGCGGCGCATACCGGCGCGAGCAACCTGTCCGAGGACAGGGTCCGGAGCACCTACGAGGCCTATCTCCGCGACCGGCTCGCGGAGCACCCGACCACGGCAGGCGTCTTCAAGCTCAATGCCCCTGTCGACACAGGAGGACCTCGCCCGTGGGTGGTGGACTTCCTGAGCCGGGAGCTGCGGCTCGCGGTGGAGCTCGACGGCTACTACCACTTCAGTGACCGGGACCGGTTCCGGCGCGACCGGCGCAAGGACCTGGATCTGCAACGCGCTGGCTACTGGGTCTACCGCATCCACGGAGACGACCTGGTGCCCCGGCTCGAAGAAATCCTCCAGACCCTCAACACCCTGATCGATGCCCGCAGGCGTGAGCTTGCAGAGCGGGAGCGCTGA